One segment of Arcanobacterium haemolyticum DSM 20595 DNA contains the following:
- a CDS encoding MFS transporter, translating into MNSFVQSQGKLLKARRLIIIGLIASVFGNYVVEAGFSAFTASGTIAVSSLVLLKTIEQIIVFAFPLYARIVGKFSPDKALITVDLTEAGMSALALCLTVIKPEFAIGCLFLYMLLDALVAPVSDLADEFYGAALAEIDEKAALAFNATLYSALAFLGFVVGGPLGSFFASVSVEILLLTNIILSLCGAGLRGFARTKFAATPILEIDDEEYLATGSRLPVKDFVRDLFVSGPASPLLSLLIRIASAMTGELFLLWVAGVSAERNSTLNAFSGMAIVLAVFGFGAMLGPLVGRWLRKMSSARMVLFASAIFAGLLILLFACYEAIVGSKLVWALSLVFLITVLNRARLVVLETYRQTEFKGTRFVRIMSWSYSFGALGTILGLQIGYWLKLASNPVPCLLVGGVLWIFIGIIVNLRIGISKKTSQGVLCESQ; encoded by the coding sequence ATGAATTCATTTGTCCAGTCTCAAGGGAAACTGCTTAAAGCTCGTCGTCTGATAATTATTGGCTTGATTGCTTCTGTATTTGGCAATTATGTCGTTGAAGCCGGATTCAGTGCTTTCACAGCCTCGGGAACTATAGCTGTCTCTTCCTTAGTTCTTTTGAAAACCATTGAACAAATTATTGTCTTTGCATTTCCACTTTATGCACGGATTGTTGGGAAATTCAGCCCCGATAAAGCGCTTATCACTGTGGACCTCACTGAAGCAGGAATGAGCGCACTGGCATTATGCTTGACGGTTATCAAACCAGAGTTCGCCATAGGCTGCTTATTCCTTTATATGCTGCTTGACGCTCTAGTAGCGCCTGTGAGCGATTTAGCAGATGAGTTTTACGGGGCTGCACTCGCTGAGATTGACGAAAAGGCGGCACTGGCTTTTAATGCAACGTTGTATTCGGCTCTTGCTTTTCTGGGGTTTGTTGTTGGCGGTCCTCTAGGGTCTTTTTTTGCTTCGGTTTCTGTTGAGATTCTACTGCTTACCAACATAATTTTGTCCTTGTGCGGTGCAGGACTACGAGGTTTTGCACGTACTAAGTTTGCGGCTACGCCGATCCTCGAAATTGATGATGAAGAATATCTAGCGACAGGTTCGCGTTTACCCGTGAAAGACTTCGTAAGAGATTTATTTGTTTCTGGTCCGGCATCGCCTCTCCTGTCTCTATTAATTAGAATCGCTAGTGCGATGACTGGCGAGCTCTTTTTGCTGTGGGTGGCAGGAGTATCTGCAGAAAGAAACTCAACTCTAAACGCTTTCTCTGGAATGGCGATAGTACTGGCAGTCTTTGGGTTTGGAGCGATGCTCGGGCCATTAGTGGGGCGTTGGCTGAGGAAAATGAGTTCCGCAAGAATGGTGCTTTTTGCATCGGCCATATTCGCAGGCCTGCTTATTTTACTCTTCGCTTGTTATGAAGCAATCGTTGGTAGCAAATTAGTTTGGGCCCTATCGTTGGTTTTTCTTATCACCGTGCTTAATCGTGCTCGACTCGTTGTTCTTGAAACTTATCGACAAACAGAGTTTAAAGGAACTAGGTTCGTTCGCATTATGAGCTGGTCATACTCTTTCGGTGCCCTCGGAACAATCCTAGGTCTCCAGATTGGATACTGGCTCAAGCTTGCCTCGAATCCGGTTCCATGCCTGTTGGTAGGTGGGGTCCTGTGGATTTTCATCGGAATTATCGTAAATCTACGAATTGGAATTTCGAAAAAGACTTCACAAGGTGTGTTATGTGAATCACAATGA
- a CDS encoding Eco57I restriction-modification methylase domain-containing protein yields the protein MEGLLGRAHNPDVLTCIANLSNDEVFTPPEMASAMLDMVAEAWAADHDGKNLWANPNVTFLDPFTKTGVFLREITRRLVEGLEAQIPDLQERVNHVLTKQVYGIAITELTALMARRSVYCSKRASGGHSICTGFDAPDGNIWFERTEHTWTGGTRESRVDPLTGDEIFIYTGRKCSYCGAGENDYGRGDELETHAYAFIHTDNIKQRINEIFGAAMHFDIVIGNPPYQLSDGGHNASASPIYQLFVQKAFDLDPSYVTMVTPSRWFAGGKGLDDYRDQMLHDHRLRRLVDYPKLYEAFPGVKIRGGVSYFLWDRNHDGPCSVQTMWDGKPLGPEAERYLDEFDVLVRQNEAVSILRKVQSLSEPTMDQMVSANKPFGLRTFVHGAESPTGQTDPIQLFGSQKVSWIERDDLPLNIELVDTWKVLMTRVQGTSAAVETKFLSKPIIAGPGTACTETYVIAGAFSSESEAQSVASYIRTRFARFLVSLRKSTQDAPRRVYAFIPQQSWDRTWTDAELYAKYGLTDEDIAFIESIVRPMEDE from the coding sequence ATGGAGGGGCTGCTCGGACGCGCACACAACCCTGACGTGCTCACCTGCATCGCGAACCTGTCCAACGATGAGGTCTTCACCCCGCCGGAGATGGCCAGCGCCATGCTCGATATGGTTGCTGAGGCGTGGGCGGCCGACCATGACGGTAAGAACCTGTGGGCAAACCCGAACGTGACGTTCCTCGACCCGTTCACCAAGACGGGCGTGTTCCTCCGGGAGATCACTCGCCGCCTCGTCGAAGGACTCGAGGCACAGATTCCAGACCTGCAGGAGCGGGTCAACCACGTGCTGACCAAACAGGTGTACGGGATCGCGATCACCGAGCTCACTGCGCTCATGGCTCGACGGAGCGTTTACTGCTCCAAGCGTGCGAGTGGCGGGCACTCGATTTGCACCGGCTTTGACGCCCCGGACGGAAACATCTGGTTCGAACGCACCGAACATACTTGGACTGGCGGAACGCGCGAGAGTCGAGTAGACCCACTCACCGGGGACGAAATCTTCATCTACACGGGGCGCAAGTGCTCCTACTGCGGCGCTGGAGAGAACGACTACGGGCGAGGAGACGAGCTTGAAACGCACGCCTACGCGTTCATCCACACTGACAACATCAAGCAACGTATCAACGAAATTTTTGGAGCCGCCATGCACTTCGACATCGTGATCGGAAATCCGCCATACCAGCTGAGCGACGGCGGGCACAACGCCTCGGCAAGTCCGATCTACCAGCTCTTTGTGCAGAAAGCGTTCGACCTTGATCCCAGCTACGTCACCATGGTCACCCCCTCTCGATGGTTCGCGGGCGGTAAGGGACTGGACGATTACCGTGACCAGATGCTTCACGATCATCGACTGCGGCGCTTGGTCGACTACCCGAAGCTCTACGAAGCATTTCCCGGCGTGAAGATACGTGGCGGCGTCTCATACTTCCTGTGGGATCGAAACCACGATGGCCCATGCTCGGTACAAACTATGTGGGACGGCAAACCACTCGGGCCTGAGGCCGAGCGATACCTTGATGAGTTTGACGTTCTGGTTCGCCAGAATGAAGCCGTATCCATCCTGCGAAAAGTCCAGTCACTCTCCGAGCCCACGATGGACCAAATGGTCTCGGCAAACAAGCCCTTCGGGCTGCGAACTTTCGTTCACGGTGCGGAATCCCCAACGGGCCAAACTGACCCGATTCAGTTGTTCGGATCTCAGAAGGTTTCGTGGATCGAGCGTGACGATCTTCCACTCAATATCGAACTTGTTGACACTTGGAAAGTGTTGATGACACGGGTGCAGGGCACCAGTGCTGCCGTAGAAACGAAGTTCTTGTCAAAACCAATTATTGCCGGGCCTGGAACGGCTTGCACTGAAACATATGTCATTGCTGGCGCGTTCAGCTCTGAGAGCGAGGCTCAATCCGTCGCATCGTATATTCGGACTCGATTCGCCCGGTTCCTCGTTTCACTTCGCAAGTCCACTCAAGATGCGCCGCGCCGTGTCTATGCGTTTATACCTCAGCAATCCTGGGATCGGACTTGGACGGATGCGGAGTTGTACGCCAAGTACGGGCTGACGGATGAGGATATCGCCTTCATTGAGTCGATTGTGCGCCCGATGGAGGATGAGTGA
- a CDS encoding N-6 DNA methylase, protein MSQDDNLVKSKQRVADHGEVFTPSWMVNDMLDLVKDESERIDARILEPACGEGAFLQEVLRRKLTTCQARYGRNEFERDHYALLGLMCIYGIELLEDNAQICRDNLHAIFVDFLGPDAKPEWTQAARVVLKTNIVQADALTMKLSNGEAIAFAEWGYLGKGRFQRRDFLYGDLAKRSAFGEDTLFGNMEIADIFTPTTSFPTMSVADIAALES, encoded by the coding sequence AATCCAAGCAGCGAGTTGCCGACCATGGCGAAGTATTCACTCCTTCCTGGATGGTCAACGACATGCTCGACCTCGTCAAAGACGAGTCTGAGCGCATCGACGCCCGCATCCTCGAGCCAGCCTGCGGTGAAGGCGCATTCCTCCAAGAGGTGCTGCGGCGCAAGCTCACCACCTGCCAAGCTAGGTACGGCAGGAATGAGTTCGAGCGCGACCACTACGCCCTGCTGGGACTCATGTGCATCTACGGCATCGAACTGCTCGAGGACAACGCCCAGATCTGCCGCGACAACCTGCACGCAATCTTCGTGGACTTCCTCGGCCCAGACGCAAAGCCCGAGTGGACACAAGCAGCCCGCGTGGTCCTCAAGACCAATATCGTCCAAGCCGACGCACTCACCATGAAACTTTCTAACGGCGAGGCGATCGCCTTCGCAGAGTGGGGGTACCTCGGTAAAGGACGCTTCCAGCGCCGCGACTTCCTCTACGGCGACCTTGCTAAACGATCCGCCTTCGGTGAGGACACTCTCTTCGGAAACATGGAGATCGCCGACATCTTCACTCCCACCACGTCGTTCCCCACGATGAGCGTGGCCGACATCGCTGCACTGGAGTCGTGA
- a CDS encoding DEAD/DEAH box helicase family protein, with protein sequence MARSAEVLLPPRPSARLRIYAWSPKNPAPEYEGLIKVGQTTREDVRERIRESQGQVQQEFTLYADEIAQRDDGSLFRDKDVIERLKAKGFENPHFGSATEWVRCKPRDVLSAIAELRKGVVFTGHHYQTFGMRPEQARAVEQTIGYYKSIWEEDINAVPRFLWNAKMRFGKTFTSYQLAKRMGAKRVLVVTFKPAVQDAWHEDLASHVDFDSWQYRNTDLMAERGPGDPDEPLVYFGSFQDLLGRDRKTGLIKSKNEWVHTINWDLVIFDEYHFGAWRESAKALFEGEDQKVADKELAVEFADGALDAFDTELDELGSDEAEFLPITTRAYLYLSGTPFKALATGEFIEEQIFNWTYTDEQEAKARWELERQGERNPYGALPEMRLLTYQMPDDILSVAAQGEFDEFDLNTFFEATGEGDAARFVHESDVQKWLDLIRGEHAPTQLDSLKAGSRPPFPYADARLLPYMQHSFWFLPSVASCFAMANLLRARHNTYWHSYDVIVAAGVKAGIGVAALPPVREAIDDGYDTKTITLSCGKLTTGVTVKQWSAILMLRNLTSPETYFQAAFRVQSPWAITNPNGDNPHEEEVLKPVAFVFDFAPTRALRQMADYASGLNPTAESPERAVADLVKFLPVLAYDGANMKEINAGEILDIAMSGTSATLLAKKWESAILVNVDNMTLRKIMDNQAAMEAIMNIEGFRALGSDIFETVVNKSEKVSATKKEKGGDLTKKEKKELTEEEKEYKSKRKQIQEKLIKFATRIPAFMYLTDFRENTLHDVITKIEPDLFKKVTGLSVADFNLLVNLGVFNSIHMNQAVFAFRRYEDASLHYTGIRSHPEQQRILGLYDTVITLEAQQP encoded by the coding sequence ATGGCTCGCTCGGCGGAGGTGTTGCTCCCACCTCGTCCATCGGCACGGCTGCGGATTTATGCGTGGTCTCCGAAGAACCCGGCGCCTGAGTATGAGGGGCTCATCAAGGTCGGCCAGACCACTCGGGAGGACGTGCGGGAGCGGATCCGCGAGTCCCAGGGCCAGGTGCAGCAAGAGTTCACGCTGTATGCCGATGAGATCGCCCAACGTGACGATGGGTCACTTTTCCGCGACAAGGACGTCATCGAACGGCTCAAGGCAAAGGGCTTTGAGAACCCTCACTTCGGGTCCGCAACTGAGTGGGTGCGTTGCAAGCCGCGCGACGTTCTTTCGGCGATTGCGGAACTGCGTAAGGGGGTGGTCTTCACTGGCCACCACTACCAGACTTTCGGGATGCGCCCTGAGCAGGCCCGGGCCGTGGAACAAACGATCGGCTACTACAAGTCGATCTGGGAAGAAGACATCAACGCTGTGCCGCGCTTCTTGTGGAACGCGAAGATGCGCTTTGGTAAGACCTTCACCTCCTACCAGCTCGCCAAGCGCATGGGAGCCAAGCGCGTCCTCGTGGTGACGTTCAAGCCTGCCGTGCAGGACGCCTGGCATGAGGATCTAGCCAGCCATGTTGACTTTGATAGCTGGCAATACCGCAACACCGATCTCATGGCTGAGCGCGGTCCCGGTGACCCGGACGAGCCGCTGGTGTACTTCGGCTCCTTCCAGGATCTGCTTGGCCGGGATAGAAAGACCGGGCTGATTAAATCGAAGAACGAGTGGGTTCACACCATCAACTGGGACCTGGTCATCTTCGACGAGTACCACTTCGGTGCATGGCGCGAATCGGCTAAGGCTCTGTTCGAGGGCGAGGATCAGAAGGTAGCCGACAAGGAGTTGGCGGTCGAGTTCGCCGATGGCGCGCTGGACGCCTTTGACACCGAGCTCGATGAGTTGGGCAGTGACGAGGCAGAGTTCTTGCCCATTACCACTCGCGCCTACCTCTACCTTTCCGGCACTCCGTTCAAGGCTCTGGCAACGGGTGAGTTCATTGAGGAGCAGATCTTCAACTGGACCTACACCGACGAGCAGGAAGCCAAGGCCCGCTGGGAGCTCGAGCGCCAGGGTGAACGAAACCCCTACGGGGCGCTGCCGGAGATGCGGCTGCTGACCTATCAGATGCCCGATGACATCCTCTCGGTGGCCGCACAGGGCGAGTTCGACGAGTTCGACCTCAACACCTTCTTTGAAGCCACTGGGGAGGGCGACGCTGCCCGCTTCGTCCACGAGTCGGATGTACAGAAGTGGCTTGACCTCATCCGCGGTGAACACGCACCCACCCAGCTCGACTCCCTCAAAGCCGGTAGCAGGCCACCCTTCCCGTATGCGGACGCTCGCTTGCTGCCCTACATGCAGCACTCGTTTTGGTTCCTGCCCTCGGTCGCCTCGTGCTTCGCGATGGCCAACCTGCTGCGCGCCCGCCACAACACCTACTGGCACTCCTACGACGTCATCGTTGCCGCGGGAGTAAAGGCCGGCATCGGTGTGGCAGCCCTGCCGCCCGTGCGCGAAGCAATCGACGATGGCTACGACACGAAGACCATCACGCTCTCGTGCGGCAAACTCACCACGGGCGTGACAGTCAAGCAGTGGTCCGCGATTCTCATGCTGCGTAACCTCACCAGCCCCGAAACCTACTTCCAAGCCGCGTTCCGGGTGCAGTCCCCGTGGGCGATCACCAACCCCAACGGTGACAACCCGCACGAGGAGGAGGTCCTCAAGCCGGTCGCCTTCGTTTTCGACTTCGCTCCCACCCGGGCACTACGACAGATGGCCGACTACGCCAGCGGCCTGAACCCCACCGCTGAAAGCCCCGAGCGGGCTGTGGCGGACCTGGTGAAATTCCTCCCGGTGCTCGCCTACGACGGGGCGAACATGAAGGAGATCAACGCCGGCGAAATCCTCGACATCGCCATGTCCGGTACCTCAGCCACCTTGCTGGCCAAGAAGTGGGAATCCGCGATCCTGGTGAACGTCGACAACATGACTCTGCGCAAGATCATGGACAACCAGGCAGCCATGGAAGCCATTATGAACATTGAGGGCTTTCGTGCGCTGGGCTCGGACATCTTTGAAACGGTCGTCAACAAGAGCGAAAAGGTCTCCGCCACCAAGAAAGAAAAGGGTGGCGACCTGACCAAGAAGGAGAAGAAGGAACTCACCGAGGAAGAGAAGGAGTACAAGTCCAAGCGCAAGCAGATCCAGGAAAAACTCATCAAGTTCGCTACCCGGATCCCCGCCTTCATGTACCTCACCGACTTCCGTGAGAACACGCTCCACGACGTCATCACCAAGATTGAGCCAGACCTGTTCAAGAAGGTCACCGGCCTGTCAGTGGCTGACTTCAACCTGCTCGTGAACCTTGGAGTCTTCAACTCCATCCACATGAACCAGGCGGTCTTCGCGTTCCGCCGCTACGAGGACGCCTCCCTACACTACACCGGTATTCGATCCCACCCCGAGCAGCAACGCATCCTCGGTCTCTACGACACGGTCATCACCCTGGAGGCACAGCAGCCCTAA